Proteins encoded within one genomic window of Brassica rapa cultivar Chiifu-401-42 chromosome A09, CAAS_Brap_v3.01, whole genome shotgun sequence:
- the LOC103843327 gene encoding glutamyl-tRNA reductase 2, chloroplastic, with amino-acid sequence MAVSKSFLVSSKLETLLSNPNDPSPSPAPLIRIPTCPMNNNGSRRGLIQRARCEISASKAASISALEQLKTSAIDRYTKERSSIVVIGLNIHTAPVEMREKLAIPEAEWPRAITELCNLNHIEEAAVLSTCNRMEIYVLALSQHRGVKEVTEWMSKTSGIPVSDLCHHRFVMYDKDVTQHLFQVSAGLDSLVLGEGQILAQVKQVVNLGQGVNGFGRHISGLFKKAITAGKRARTETNIAAGAVSVSSAAVELALMKLPAHATSSSARMLVVGAGKMGKLVIKHLVAKGCTKMVVVNRSEERVEAIRREMMPSGVEIVYKPFDEMLACAGEADVVFTSTASESPLFLKEHVESLPPVADGRLFVDISVPRNVGSCVGELDNARVYNVDDLKEVVAANKEERTKKAMEAQGIIEEESKQFEAWRDSLETVPTIKKLREYCERTRAGLVERFMSKHGDGMDKKTRKAVEDLTRSVVNKILHGPMQHLRCDGSDSRTLKETLENMQALNRMYGLDVELLEDKIRAKVEQK; translated from the exons ATGGCGGTTTCTAAATCCTTCCTCGTCAGCTCCAAGCTGGAGACTTTGTTATCGAATCCAAATGATCCGTCTCCTTCTCCCGCGCCGCTGATTAGGATTCCTACTTGTCCGATGAACAACAACGGGTCAAGACGTGGCCTGATCCAGAGAGCCCGCTGTGAGATCTCTGCTTCCAAGGCAGCTAGCATCTCGGCTCTGGAGCAGCTCAAGACCTCTGCTATTGACA GATACACAAAGGAGAGAAGCAGCATTGTGGTGATTGGCCTCAACATCCACACAGCTCCCGTTGAGATGCGTGAGAAGCTCGCCATTCCCGAAGCCGAATGGCCGCGAGCTATCACCGAGCTATGCAATTTGAATCACATCGAAGAAGCTGCTGTTCTCAGTACCTGCAACCGTATGGAGATTTATGTTTTGGCTCTGTCTCAGCACCGCGGTGTCAAAGAAGTCACTGAATGGATGTCTAAG ACAAGTGGGATCCCAGTTTCAGATCTCTGTCACCACCGTTTCGTGATGTACGACAAGGACGTGACGCAGCATCTGTTCCAAGTCTCGGCTGGTTTGGACTCTCTTGTCCTAGGAGAAGGTCAGATACTTGCTCAGGTGAAACAAGTTGTTAACTTAGGCCAAGGAGTCAACGGGTTTGGGAGACACATCAGTGGCCTATTCAAAAAGGCGATCACCGCTGGAAAGCGCGCTAGAACCGAGACAAACATCGCTGCAGGAGCTGTTTCCGTTAGCTCTGCAGCCGTCGAGCTTGCTCTCATGAAGCTTCCGGCACACGCAACATCATCATCTGCTAGGATGTTGGTGGTTGGTGCGGGGAAGATGGGGAAGCTTGTGATTAAGCACTTGGTTGCTAAGGGATGTACTAAGATGGTGGTTGTGAACAGAAGCGAAGAGAGAGTTGAAGCTATACGCCGAGAGATGATGCCGTCTGGTGTTGAGATTGTTTATAAGCCCTTTGATGAGATGTTGGCTTGTGCTGGTGAAGCTGATGTTGTGTTTACCAGCACAGCCTCGGAGTCGCCGCTGTTCTTGAAGGAGCACGTGGAGAGTCTCCCTCCCGTTGCGGATGGGAGGCTCTTTGTCGACATCTCTGTTCCCAGGAACGTTGGCTCTTGCGTCGGTGAGCTAGACAATGCACGTGTTTACAACGTGGATGATCTTAAAGAAGTGGTCGCTGCTAATAAAGAAGAGAGGACAAAGAAAGCAATGGAAGCTCAGGGGATCATCGAAGAGGAGTCCAAACAGTTTGAAGCGTGGAGAGATTCTCTAGAGACGGTTCCTACGATCAAGAAGCTGAGGGAGTATTGTGAGAGGACGAGAGCTGGTTTGGTCGAGAGATTCATGTCGAAACATGGTGATGGTATGGACAAGAAGACGAGGAAAGCGGTTGAGGATTTGACACGAAGTGTGGTGAACAAGATTTTGCACGGTCCGATGCAGCATTTGAGATGCGATGGGAGTGATAGCAGGACGTTGAAAGAGACGTTGGAGAACATGCAGGCGCTGAATAGAATGTATGGACTTGATGTAGAGTTGCTTGAGGATAAGATTAGAGCGAAGGTGGAACAAAAATAG
- the LOC103843328 gene encoding phosphoglycerate mutase-like protein 1 translates to MDARFLYPLESCKIIHLLRHGQALHNVEAEKDRNALLSPHLFDAPLTEHGHQQVENLHERLVSSGVLKRVELVVTSPLLRTMQTAVGVFGNEDIQQNMTSTPSILALEVARDRNGVRPPDMRRNVSEYQTIFPTIDFSQIESEEDNLWRPDVRESEEEIFARGLEFMKWLWKRPEKEVAVVSHGIVLQHMLYVFANDCDKSIRHDLCKRLYKIYFFQIWTNFNSLYKIYNCLVIIWHVFSYRFANCEIRTVVIVDKGLV, encoded by the exons ATGGATGCAAGATTCTTGTACCCCTTGGAGAGCTGTAAAATTATCCACTTG TTGAGACATGGACAAGCGTTGCACAATGTCGAAGCCGAGAAGGATAGGAATGCGTTGTTGTCTCCTCATCTTTTCGACGCTCCACTTACTGAACATGGTCACCAACAG GTTGAGAACCTCCACGAACGTCTTGTTTCAAGTGGGGTACTAAAGAGGGTTGAGCTAGTTGTAACTTCACCCTTATTGAG AACTATGCAAACAGCGGTTGGAGTTTTTGGAAATGAAGATATACAACAGAATATGACAAGCACCCCTTCCATCTTGGCCCTAGAGGTTGCTCGAGACCGTAAT GGAGTCCGTCCTCCTGATATGAGAAGAAACGTGAGCGAGTATCAAACTATTTTCCCCACAATTGATTTCTCTCAG ATTGAAAGTGAAGAAGACAATCTTTGGAGACCTGATGTTCGAGAATCCGAAGAAGAGATTTTTGCGAGAGGGTTAGAGTTCatgaaatg GTTATGGAAAAGACCAGAGAAGGAGGTCGCAGTTGTTAGCCATGGCATAGTGTTGCAGCATATGTTGTATGTGTTCGCAAACGATTGTGACAAGTCAATTAGACATGACCTTTGCAAGAggttatacaaaatttattttttccaaaTATGGACGAACTTTAATTCCttgtataaaatttataattgtttGGTCATAATATGGCATGTGTTCTCTTATAGGTTTGCTAATTGCGAAATTCGTACTGTCGTGATTGTAGACAAAGGGTTAGTGTGA
- the LOC103843329 gene encoding oligopeptide transporter 2 gives MAALELHKPEIDEEEDESSVEEVRLTVSNEDDPSLPVWTFRMWFLGLLSCVLLSFLNTFFGYRTQPLMITMISVQVVTLPLGKIMARILPETKYRIGSWEFSFNPGPFNVKEHVLISMFANAGAGFGSGTAYAVGIVDIIMAFYKRKISFLASWILVITTQILGYGWAGIMRKLVVDPAQMWWPTSVLQVSLFRALHEKDKARMSRGKFFVIAFVCSFAWYIFPAYLFLTLSSISWVCWAFPKSITAQQIGSGMSGLGLGSFALDWSVIASYLGSPLVTPFFAIVNVLVGYVLIMYMVIPVSYWGMNVYEAHKFPIFSSDLFDSQGQLYNISTIVNDKFELDEVMYQQEGRVYLSTFFAITYGIGFAAIVSTLTHVALFNGKGIWQQVRASATAKVDIHTRLMKKYKDIPSWWFYSMLAVSLALSLVLCTVMKDEIQMPWWGLLLASFMALIFTVPVSIITATTNQTPGLNIITEYLMGVLLPGRPIANVVFKTYGYISMSQAISFLNDFKLGHYMKIPPRSMFLVQFIGTIIAGTVNISVAWYLLTSVENICQKELLPPNSPWTCPSDRVFFDASVIWGLVGPKRIFGRLGNYPALNWFFLGGLVGPVLVWLLQKAFPTRTWISQINLPVLLGATAAMPPATSVNFNCWIIVGVVFNYFVFKNYKKWWQRYNYVLSAALDAGLAFMGVLLYFSLTMNGISIGHWWGAEGENCPLASCPTAPGVHVEGCPVF, from the exons ATGGCTGCGCTTGAGTTACACAAGCCCGAgatcgacgaagaagaagacgaatcTTCCGTGGAGGAGGTCCGTCTCACAGTTTCCAACGAAGATGATCCTTCTCTGCCCGTGTGGACGTTTCGCATGTGGTTTCTTGGTCTTCTCTCTTGCGTCCTCCTCTCGTTTCTCAACACTTTCTTCGGTTACAGGACGCAGCCACTCATGATCACCATGATCTCCGTTCAAGTCGTCACGTTGCCTTTAGGGAAGATCATGGCTCGGATCTTGCCCGAGACCAAGTACCGGATCGGGTCTTGGGAGTTTTCTTTTAACCCGGGTCCGTTTAACGTGAAGGAGCACGTGTTGATCTCCATGTTTGCTAATGCTGGTGCTGGTTTTGGATCTGGCACTGCTTATGCCGTTGGGATCGTTGATATCATCATGGCGTTTTACAAGAGGAAGATCAGTTTCTTGGCTAGTTGGATTCTTGTTATCACCACTCAGATTCTTGGGTATGGTTGGGCTGGTATCATGAGAAAGCTTGTGGTGGATCCTGCTCAGATGTGGTGGCCGACGAGTGTTCTTCAAGTCTCTCTGTTTCG tgCGCTTCATGAGAAGGACAAGGCGAGGATGTCAAGAGGAAAGTTCTTTGTGATAGCGTTTGTATGTAGCTTCGCATGGTACATTTTCCCAGCTTACTTGTTCCTGACGTTATCATCAATCTCTTGGGTTTGCTGGGCGTTCCCTAAGTCCATCACAGCACAGCAAATAGGCTCCGGGATGTCAGGACTCGGACTTGGTTCTTTCGCGCTTGACTGGTCTGTCATAGCTTCTTACCTTGGAAGCCCGCTTGTGACTCCTTTCTTTGCCATCGTCAACGTCCTCGTTGGTTACGTTCTGATCATGTATATGGTTATACCAGTATCATATTGGGGCATGAACGTTTATGAAGCACACAAGTTCCCTATCTTCTCCTCTGATCTGTTTGATTCACAAGGGCAGCTTTATAACATCTCCACCATTGTTAATGACAAGTTTGAGTTGGATGAAGTGATGTATCAACAAGAAGGTAGGGTTTATCTCAGTACGTTCTTTGCTATCACTTATGGGATTGGTTTCGCCGCAATCGTTTCTACACTCACTCATGTTGCTCTCTTCAATGGAAA GGGAATATGGCAACAAGTGAGAGCTTCAGCCACTGCTAAAGTAGACATACACACAAGGTTGATGAAGAAGTACAAAGACATACCAAGTTGGTGGTTTTATAGCATGCTTGCTGTCTCATTGGCACTATCTCTTGTCCTATGCACTGTTATGAAAGATGAGATCCAAATGCCATGGTGGGGACTTCTCCTAGCATCATTCATGGCCTTAATCTTCACCGTACCAGTCAGCATTATCACAGCCACTACTAATCAAACTCCAGGTCTAAACATCATCACAGAATATCTCATGGGTGTGTTGTTACCAGGGAGACCAATAGCCAACGTAGTCTTCAAGACATACGGTTACATAAGCATGTCACAAGCCATTTCATTCCTCAACGACTTTAAGCTAGGCCATTACATGAAGATACCGCCGAGATCGATGTTCTTGGTTCAGTTCATAGGAACAATCATAGCCGGAACGGTGAATATATCAGTGGCGTGGTACTTGCTTACATCGGTGGAAAACATCTGCCAGAAAGAGCTGCTCCCACCAAACAGTCCGTGGACGTGTCCTAGCGACAGAGTTTTCTTCGACGCGTCGGTGATTTGGGGATTAGTGGGACCAAAGAGAATCTTTGGTCGGCTAGGGAACTATCCAGCCCTAAACTGGTTCTTCTTAGGGGGACTAGTGGGACCAGTGCTAGTGTGGCTTCTCCAAAAGGCGTTTCCGACGAGGACATGGATCTCGCAGATCAATCTCCCCGTTCTTTTGGGCGCGACGGCCGCGATGCCGCCGGCGACGAGCGTGAACTTCAACTGCTGGATCATAGTTGGAGTTGTGTTCAATTACTTTGTGTTCAAGAACTACAAGAAGTGGTGGCAGAGGTATAACTACGTGTTGTCCGCGGCTTTGGATGCGGGGTTGGCGTTC